Proteins co-encoded in one Actinomadura luteofluorescens genomic window:
- a CDS encoding MmgE/PrpD family protein, which produces MTTGDAPSYEELAEVVLDAASQRLPAEVEKAACRTLFNVLAVAVGASGSPEVTRLSAALAAPIGVPAAPGVDGNASPVGAALLTGFAAHLDDFDDTHLETVIHPGASVLGAAWAAGWPAGASGRDLLAAFALGCEVQLRLGLAVSPEHYDRGWHITGTCGVVGAAVTAGLLGAPGRDRLAAALRLASLQTLGHREAFGTEVKPFHAGKAAAGGVLAAAEAARGRFTAGAADVLPDTGGLLRALAPGGRSPGRLLDGFGTRWELADNTFKPYPCGIVAHPGIDAAVGAHDRGVAPADVVRIRYRCHPLVPELMGRLDPQTGLQARFSAVHGVAAGLARGTGGLAEFGDAAAADPVLARLRARVDLCPEPRMPRDSAVLEIHTGDGGTVVSAVEHARGSLLRPLTDDELIGKAETLAPGRAQAIWDAVARLGEGSGPGTVQALLEETRREVVAR; this is translated from the coding sequence AACGTCCTCGCGGTGGCCGTGGGCGCGTCCGGTTCCCCCGAGGTCACCAGGCTCTCCGCCGCCCTCGCCGCACCCATTGGCGTGCCCGCGGCCCCCGGGGTGGACGGGAACGCGAGCCCGGTCGGCGCGGCGCTGCTCACCGGCTTCGCCGCCCACCTGGACGATTTCGACGACACCCACCTGGAGACGGTCATCCACCCCGGAGCGAGCGTCCTCGGTGCGGCGTGGGCGGCAGGATGGCCCGCCGGCGCATCCGGACGGGACCTGCTGGCGGCCTTCGCCCTCGGCTGCGAGGTGCAGCTGCGGCTCGGCCTGGCGGTCAGTCCGGAGCATTACGACCGGGGCTGGCACATCACCGGTACCTGCGGGGTCGTCGGAGCCGCGGTCACCGCCGGACTGCTCGGCGCGCCCGGTCGTGACCGGCTTGCGGCGGCGCTTCGGCTGGCGTCGCTTCAGACGCTCGGGCACCGGGAGGCGTTCGGTACCGAGGTCAAGCCCTTCCACGCTGGGAAGGCGGCCGCGGGCGGGGTACTGGCCGCCGCGGAGGCCGCCCGCGGCCGGTTCACCGCGGGCGCCGCGGACGTCCTCCCGGACACCGGCGGGCTGCTGCGCGCCCTCGCGCCCGGGGGGCGGTCCCCTGGCCGACTTCTCGACGGGTTCGGGACGCGTTGGGAACTCGCCGACAACACCTTCAAGCCCTATCCCTGCGGCATCGTCGCGCACCCCGGCATCGACGCGGCTGTCGGAGCCCACGACCGCGGTGTAGCCCCGGCGGACGTCGTCCGTATCCGCTACCGCTGCCATCCACTGGTTCCGGAGCTGATGGGGCGGCTCGACCCGCAGACCGGTCTGCAGGCACGCTTCTCGGCGGTGCACGGGGTGGCCGCCGGCCTGGCCCGCGGCACCGGCGGGCTCGCCGAGTTCGGCGACGCGGCGGCGGCAGACCCGGTGCTGGCCCGCCTGCGGGCGCGCGTCGACCTGTGCCCGGAACCCCGCATGCCGCGGGACTCGGCCGTACTGGAGATCCACACCGGCGACGGGGGAACCGTCGTGTCGGCCGTCGAGCACGCGCGGGGAAGCCTGCTGCGCCCGCTGACCGACGACGAGCTCATCGGCAAGGCCGAGACACTGGCGCCCGGCCGGGCACAGGCGATCTGGGACGCGGTCGCGCGCCTGGGGGAGGGTTCCGGACCGGGGACCGTCCAGGCGTTGCTGGAGGAGACCCGGAGGGAAGTGGTGGCCCGATGA
- a CDS encoding MmgE/PrpD family protein: MTVTEGTTASVAGFVAETPVPPDAAAAATALCENLSGLETASVRDQRAAVAYWVACALLHHAGSADDLATESLAAGLEPALRVRDSLDGHVVGGWDPVCAAVLVGSACAAARHGGLDGEATARAVGIAVTQASGLEILSDTPLGTFQRRMAARNGLEAARLAGAGMTAPVTGLEGRRGLYALMAPTADPAAAADRLGRRWLVTALPTAEGRTPSPGREERRPNPIERAAEALS; encoded by the coding sequence ATGACCGTTACCGAGGGGACCACCGCGAGCGTCGCCGGCTTCGTCGCCGAGACGCCCGTCCCGCCGGACGCGGCCGCCGCCGCGACGGCACTGTGCGAGAACCTGTCCGGGCTGGAGACAGCGTCCGTCCGCGACCAGCGGGCGGCGGTCGCCTACTGGGTCGCCTGCGCCCTCCTGCATCACGCCGGCAGCGCCGACGACCTCGCGACGGAAAGTCTGGCCGCCGGGCTGGAACCCGCTCTGCGGGTGCGCGACTCGCTGGACGGCCACGTCGTGGGCGGGTGGGATCCGGTGTGCGCGGCCGTGCTCGTGGGCTCCGCCTGCGCCGCCGCCCGCCACGGCGGCCTGGACGGGGAGGCGACGGCCCGCGCGGTCGGCATCGCCGTCACCCAGGCGTCCGGACTGGAGATCCTTTCGGACACCCCGCTCGGAACGTTCCAGCGACGCATGGCCGCCCGCAACGGACTGGAGGCCGCCCGGCTGGCCGGTGCGGGCATGACCGCTCCCGTCACCGGCCTGGAAGGAAGGCGCGGCCTGTACGCGCTGATGGCACCCACCGCGGACCCGGCCGCCGCCGCAGACCGGCTCGGCCGGCGGTGGCTCGTCACCGCGCTCCCGACCGCGGAAGGCCGAACCCCGTCGCCCGGCCGGGAGGAGCGGCGGCCGAACCCGATCGAGCGGGCCGCGGAGGCACTGTCATGA
- a CDS encoding cysteine hydrolase family protein, giving the protein MTATATLADRLRPDRTALILIDLSNDFVHPRGKTATVGARDVSHAQRILLVAAELAEAARDAGVAVIHSQHTTLPGGASDSPVWRDARSRAAYSAPDICLDGSWGQEIAEEVAPRPGDQVVKKYRYGGFTGTNLELILRSLGRDSVVCCGVSTNVCVDTTAREAFARDFYVTIAADACASWDMGLHAAALRTAESRFAVVAATGDVLGAWT; this is encoded by the coding sequence ATGACGGCGACCGCCACGTTGGCCGACCGGCTGCGGCCGGACCGGACGGCGCTGATCCTCATCGACCTGTCCAACGACTTCGTCCATCCACGCGGCAAGACCGCCACCGTGGGCGCCCGGGATGTCAGCCATGCCCAGCGGATCCTGCTCGTGGCCGCCGAGCTCGCGGAGGCAGCCCGCGACGCCGGGGTGGCCGTGATTCACAGCCAGCACACCACGCTGCCGGGCGGCGCCTCCGACTCACCGGTGTGGCGGGACGCGCGCTCACGCGCAGCGTACTCCGCCCCCGACATCTGCCTCGACGGATCCTGGGGACAGGAGATCGCCGAGGAGGTCGCGCCCCGGCCCGGAGACCAAGTCGTCAAGAAATACCGCTACGGCGGCTTCACCGGGACCAACCTGGAACTGATCCTGCGGAGCCTGGGACGCGACAGCGTCGTCTGCTGCGGCGTCTCCACCAACGTCTGCGTGGACACCACCGCCCGTGAGGCGTTCGCCCGCGACTTCTACGTCACGATCGCCGCCGACGCCTGCGCGTCGTGGGACATGGGTCTGCACGCCGCGGCGCTCCGCACCGCCGAGAGCCGGTTCGCCGTGGTGGCGGCGACCGGGGACGTCCTTGGCGCCTGGACCTGA
- a CDS encoding NIPSNAP family protein produces the protein MIAELRYYTITPGHTEALLDQFVGTSLPLFAKHGITAHGPWLRRLTKGEQLVYVLEFADEHDRETRWTAFREDPEWQAVVGAGRGQVPHIAGSEIVELSR, from the coding sequence ATGATCGCAGAACTGCGCTACTACACCATCACGCCCGGCCACACCGAGGCGCTGCTCGACCAGTTCGTCGGCACCAGCCTGCCCCTGTTCGCCAAGCACGGAATCACCGCGCACGGCCCCTGGCTGCGGCGGCTGACCAAGGGGGAGCAGCTCGTCTACGTCCTGGAGTTCGCCGACGAGCACGACCGGGAGACCCGATGGACGGCGTTCCGCGAGGATCCCGAATGGCAGGCGGTCGTCGGGGCCGGCCGGGGCCAGGTCCCGCACATCGCGGGCAGCGAGATCGTGGAGCTGAGCCGATGA
- a CDS encoding aldehyde dehydrogenase family protein, translating into MSSRDTAVRVHGHHIAGERVDGPLLERRAPASNRVVAHYAAGTADDVDAAACAAARAFASEQWRRTPAMARAGLLENLAALLAHDADRLAALDSEEVGKPLAFARGDIDLGIAHVRQAAALARTSKGEAYTGLAPAYTALATREPVGVAALIIPWNFPALVLLQKLPYALAAGCTLVVKPSEFTSGSALEIAARCEDAGFPPGVVNVVTGTGPGAGLPMVTHPLVSYVSFTGSTRVGREVMRAAADSLTRVGLELGGKTGNVVFADADLEAAADGIVFAAFANQGESCVASSRLLVDETVADDFTAAVAARASALRVGMPDDPRADIGALIHHEHRDRVHAAVLAGVEAGGKVLTGGSAPDDPELAEGAFYQPTVLASVDRESPVFQKEIFGPVLSVTTFGTDREAVELANASEYGLAQSLWTRDLDRAFAVSGELQAGTVWVNTASDGSPALAFGGVKASGFGREGGEEGMREFTEYKTVQFRGEPRVSPFTRAEPAR; encoded by the coding sequence ATGAGCTCCCGTGACACCGCCGTCCGCGTCCACGGCCACCACATCGCCGGAGAGCGGGTCGACGGCCCGCTCCTGGAGCGACGCGCCCCGGCCTCGAACAGGGTGGTGGCCCACTACGCTGCCGGCACGGCGGACGACGTGGACGCCGCCGCCTGCGCCGCCGCCCGGGCGTTCGCGTCCGAGCAGTGGCGACGCACCCCCGCTATGGCCCGGGCCGGGCTCCTGGAGAACCTGGCCGCCCTCCTGGCACACGACGCCGACCGGCTCGCCGCTCTCGACTCCGAGGAGGTCGGAAAGCCGCTGGCGTTCGCGCGCGGCGACATCGATCTCGGCATCGCGCACGTCCGGCAGGCCGCGGCGCTCGCCCGCACGTCCAAGGGCGAGGCCTACACCGGCCTGGCACCCGCGTACACCGCGCTCGCGACCCGGGAACCGGTGGGGGTCGCCGCGTTGATCATCCCGTGGAACTTCCCGGCACTCGTGCTCCTGCAGAAGCTTCCCTACGCCCTCGCCGCCGGATGCACCCTGGTGGTCAAGCCGTCGGAGTTCACCTCCGGCAGCGCGCTGGAGATCGCCGCCCGCTGCGAGGACGCGGGCTTCCCGCCCGGCGTGGTGAACGTGGTCACCGGCACCGGGCCCGGCGCCGGGCTCCCCATGGTGACCCACCCCCTGGTCTCCTACGTCTCGTTCACCGGGTCAACGCGGGTCGGCCGGGAGGTGATGCGCGCGGCCGCCGACTCCCTCACGCGGGTCGGGCTGGAGCTGGGCGGCAAGACCGGCAACGTGGTCTTCGCCGACGCCGACCTGGAAGCGGCGGCCGACGGCATCGTCTTCGCCGCCTTCGCCAACCAGGGGGAGTCGTGCGTCGCCAGCTCGCGGCTGCTCGTGGACGAGACCGTGGCCGACGACTTCACCGCCGCCGTCGCCGCCCGCGCGTCCGCGCTGCGGGTGGGGATGCCGGACGACCCTCGGGCCGACATCGGGGCACTCATCCACCACGAGCACCGGGACCGGGTCCACGCGGCCGTGCTCGCCGGGGTCGAGGCCGGCGGGAAGGTCCTGACCGGCGGGAGTGCACCCGACGATCCCGAACTGGCGGAGGGCGCCTTCTACCAGCCGACCGTGCTCGCCTCCGTGGACCGCGAGTCCCCGGTGTTCCAGAAGGAGATCTTCGGGCCGGTCCTGTCGGTGACGACGTTCGGCACCGACCGGGAGGCCGTCGAGCTGGCGAACGCCAGTGAGTACGGCCTCGCCCAGTCCCTGTGGACCAGGGACCTCGACCGTGCTTTCGCGGTCAGCGGCGAGTTGCAGGCCGGCACCGTCTGGGTGAACACCGCCAGCGACGGGTCACCGGCGCTGGCGTTCGGCGGCGTGAAGGCGTCCGGCTTCGGACGCGAGGGCGGCGAGGAGGGGATGCGGGAGTTCACCGAGTACAAGACGGTGCAGTTCCGCGGAGAACCCCGCGTGAGCCCGTTCACCAGAGCGGAGCCGGCCCGATGA
- a CDS encoding Dabb family protein, translated as MSLVHIVLVRPRDGQESRADALTSRLAALAAELGAGDVYAGPDVSIEPFGGGYTTGLAVAFPGERARDAYLRNPRHAELARELPAAADSVLVVDLPAAATGLAPQGAQRT; from the coding sequence ATGAGCCTCGTGCACATTGTGCTCGTCAGGCCCCGGGACGGACAGGAGTCACGGGCAGACGCCCTCACCTCCCGGCTCGCCGCGCTCGCCGCCGAACTGGGCGCCGGCGACGTCTACGCCGGCCCCGACGTGAGCATCGAGCCGTTCGGCGGCGGCTACACGACCGGGCTCGCCGTCGCCTTCCCCGGCGAGCGCGCCCGCGACGCCTACCTTCGAAACCCCCGGCACGCCGAGTTGGCCCGCGAACTGCCCGCGGCGGCCGATTCGGTGCTGGTCGTCGACCTGCCGGCGGCCGCCACCGGCCTCGCACCCCAGGGAGCGCAGCGGACATGA